In a single window of the Megalobrama amblycephala isolate DHTTF-2021 linkage group LG3, ASM1881202v1, whole genome shotgun sequence genome:
- the znf408 gene encoding zinc finger protein 408: MATGFWRDKGSGNMRDSIHSALRSVPRGLTLGPSLAEDGQLGLWCVGRVLEKGTLLGLGEPEKMIRKEKEEGLQNTCQNVFKCEISEEMYWTRFACSTGSEEKSNVSVLEVDGRLGLRVCRDIQPGTELLLWEDQQKAPFEEEVLQVKAYENSNRTNRDQDKALEAIALDHLSGCSYPATQENIKPPTKAKNLEQNSGACNFSVLEQNGVDEAHGESEAEQIDERPAREEIQSVSVSTSQAQSSSEHLKPERSLRASSRLAAKPRKVHSSANRICKRQDPKNKSDLSSKKKLSNNKDNRLQTLYTNEHSSMEQNEQDFPHFIIRERKYKCDECDKSFFQLCHLKKHKFTHQNEKPYMCTECGKPYSSQESFQAHLLMHRGQRPFQCQHCDKSYGLKRDLKEHQVLHSGEKPFVCDICGKAFARRPSLRVHKEVHQTKEPDYQTPKVKCPECSKELANSGSLRNHMRLHTGERPYVCQHCDKSFRQRGNLLGHMRIHTGEKPYKCDHCDLRFSQVPELRRHLISHTGEVYLCPICGKALRDPHTLRAHERLHTGDRPYKCEQCGKGYTMATKLRRHLKSHLEEKPHVCQVCGAKYTMMQSLQRHLQLHKHHSDSGHALPTRGRPKRSGQKAEDEPGRTDCSSLEEGQTVAYVQASEDFSMVSHSEGAILDSGAYHHGTIVLEKGTEKGLQRIELSENIFEIIVSDENTKCIIVQEQPSKCIEIQEQEANAECIVVQENDASSDCIVVSEQDANSCLVILQGQDGLSSVAETVEIETGL; encoded by the exons A tGGCAACAGGCTTTTGGAGGGATAAAGGGTCTGGGAACATGAGAGACTCCATCCACAGTGCACTGAGATCAGTACCGCGAGGGCTGACCCTGGGTCCTTCTCTGGCTGAAGATGGACAGTTGGGTCTGTGGTGTGTTGGGCGAGTGCTAGAAAAAGGGACTCTACTAGGTCTGGGGGAACCTGAAAAGATGATCAGGAAGGAAAAAGAGGAG GGGTTGCAAAATACATGCCAAAATGTGTTCAAATGTGAAATCTCAGAGGAAATGTACTGGACGAG GTTTGCCTGCAGCACTGGGAGTGAGGAAAAGAGCAATGTCAGTGTACTTGAGGTAGACGGAAGATTGGGCCTCAGGGTCTGTCGGGACATTCAGCCAGGAACAGAACTACTCCTCTGGGAAGATCAACAAAAAGCCCCTTTTGAAGAAGAAGTCCTGCAAGTAAAAGCCTATGAAAACAGTAATAGAACAAACAGAGATCAAGATAAAGCTCTAGAGGCCATTGCTTTAGATCACCTCTCTGGCTGTTCAT ATCCTGCCACACAAGAGAATATAAAACCTCCTACCAAGGCGAAAAATCTTGAGCAGAACTCTGGAGCCTGTAATTTCAGTGTCCTGGAGCAGAATGGGGTGGATGAGGCACATGGGGAGAGTGAAGCTGAGCAGATCGATGAGCGACCTGCAAGAGAAGAGATTCAGAGTGTCAGTGTGAGTACATCACAAGCCCAGAGTTCATCAGAACATCTGAAGCCAGAGAGAAGCCTGAGAGCCAGCTCTCGCCTTGCCGCTAAGCCTCGAAAAGTACACTCGTCAGCCAACCGTATCTGCAAACGACAAGATCCAAAGAATAAGTCAGACCTAAGCAGCAAGAAAAAGCTCTCGAATAACAAAGACAACAGATTGCAGACATTGTATACTAATGAGCATTCCAGCATGGAGCAAAATGAGCAGGATTTTCCTCACTTTATTATCCGAGAGAGGAAGTACAAATGTGACGAGTGTGACAAGAGCTTTTTTCAGCTGTGCCATCTGAAGAAACACAAATTCACACATCAAAATGAGAAGCCGTACATGTGCACCGAGTGTGGTAAACCATACAGTTCACAGGAGAGCTTCCAAGCCCACCTGCTAATGCATCGTGGTCAGAGGCCGTTTCAATGCCAGCACTGTGACAAAAGCTACGGCTTAAAACGGGACCTCAAGGAGCACCAGGTTCTCCACTCAGGCGAGAAACCGTTCGTCTGTGACATCTGTGGAAAAGCTTTTGCTCGCCGGCCCTCGCTACGTGTCCATAAAGAAGTCCATCAGACAAAAGAGCCGGACTACCAGACTCCCAAGGTCAAGTGTCCAGAGTGCAGTAAAGAACTGGCCAATTCTGGCTCTTTGAGGAACCACATGCGTCTGCACACCGGAGAACGACCGTACGTCTGCCAGCACTGTGACAAGAGCTTTCGCCAACGTGGCAATCTGCTTGGACACATGCGCATCCACACGGGAGAGAAACCCTACAAGTGCGACCACTGTGACCTGCGCTTTTCTCAAGTGCCTGAACTGCGCCGGCACCTGATTTCACACACGGGTGAAGTGTATCTGTGTCCTATCTGTGGTAAGGCTTTACGGGACCCTCACACGCTGCGGGCCCATGAACGGCTGCACACAGGAGACAGGCCCTACAAATGTGAACAGTGTGGGAAAGGGTACACGATGGCAACCAAACTTCGGCGCCACCTAAAGTCTCACCTGGAAGAGAAGCCGCATGTTTGCCAGGTGTGCGGAGCCAAATACACGATGATGCAGAGTCTACAGCGGCATCTGCAGCTGCACAAACATCACTCAGACTCTGGTCACGCATTGCCGACACGAGGTCGACCCAAAAGGTCAGGCCAGAAAGCAGAGGATGAGCCGGGTAGGACTGACTGCAGCAGTTTGGAGGAAGGACAGACTGTGGCATATGTTCAAGCCTCAGAGGACTTTTCTATGGTGTCTCACTCAGAAGGTGCCATTTTGGACTCTGGTGCGTACCACCATGGCACAATTGTTTTGGAAAAAGGAACGGAGAAGGGGCTTCAACGTATTGAGCTCAGTGAGAATATCTTCGAGATTATTGTCTCTGACGAAAATACCAAGTGTATAATAGTGCAAGAACAGCCTTCTAAGTGTATAGAGATTCAGGAACAGGAAGCTAATGCTGAATGTATAGTTGTGCAGGAAAATGATGCCAGTAGCGACTGTATTGTAGTTTCAGAACAGGATGCTAATAGTTGTTTGGTTATATTACAAGGTCAGGATGGTCTAAGTTCAGTGGCAGAGACTGTAGAAATAGAGACAGGGCTGTGA